From the Brassica napus cultivar Da-Ae chromosome A8, Da-Ae, whole genome shotgun sequence genome, one window contains:
- the LOC106361438 gene encoding splicing factor U2af large subunit A-like isoform X2, with the protein MGDKTLTVRRANQGSMQPKPEQESVLLHAQQQIAFQMNMFQPGPVATTVVCLTQVVTEDELKDDEEFEDIMEDMRQEGGKFGMLTSVVIPRPSPSGEPVPGLGKVFLKYVDTEGSSRARSGMNGRKFGGNEVVAVFYPEDKFDQGEYGA; encoded by the exons ATGGGAGACAAGACTCTCACTGTGAGACGCGCTAACCAGGGATCAATGCAGCCAAAACCTGAACAGGAGAGTGTGTTGTTGCATGCACAGCAGCAGATTGCTTTTCAG ATGAATATGTTCCAGCCGGGTCCAGTGGCAACTACAGTTGTATGTTTGACTCAAGTTGTTACTGAGGATGAGCTTAAAGACGATGAGGAGTTTGAAGATATAATGGAAGACATGAGACAAGAAGGCGGAAAGTTTG GTATGTTGACCAGCGTTGTGATTCCGCGTCCTAGCCCCAGCGGTGAGCCAGTGCCAGGCCTTGGCAAG GTGTTCTTGAAGTATGTTGATACTGAAGGTTCGTCGAGGGCAAGAAGCGGGATGAATGGTAGGAAGTTTGGAGGGAATGAAGTGGTTGCTGTATTTTATCCAGAAGACAAGTTTGATCAGGGAGAGTATGGAGCCTGA
- the LOC106359073 gene encoding probable polyol transporter 6 — MEDQVISSKNPDPVEKPTNEKPPGVNRYALQCSIVASIVSIIFGYDTGVMSGAMVFIEEDLKTNEVQIEVLTGILNLCALFGSLLAGRTSDIIGRRFTIVLASILFMLGSVLMGWGLNYPILLTGRCTAGLGVGFALMVAPVYSAEIATASHRGLLASLPHLCISIGILLGYLVNYFFSKLPMHIGWRLMLGIAAIPSLVLALGILKMPESPRWLVLQGRLGEAKKILKLVSNSPEEAELRFKDIKTAAGIDANCEEEVVKMEKKKTHGEGVWKELILRPTPAVRRVLLTALGIHFFQHATGIEAVLLYGPKIFKRAGITAKDKLFLVTIGVGIMKTTFILTATFLLDKVGRRKLLLTSVGGMVCALTMLGFGLTMAQNSGGKLAWALVLSIVSAYSFVAVFSIGLGPITWVYSSEVFPLKLRAQGASLGVAVNRVMNATVSMSFLSLTRAITTGGAFFMFAGVAAVAWNFFFFLMPETKGKSLEEIEALFQRDGDNKTKGENGTV; from the exons ATGGAAGATCAGGTCATCTCCAGCAAGAATCCGGATCCCGTCGAGAAGCCGACCAATGAAAAGCCACCCGGAGTTAATAGATACGCTCTTCAGTGTTCTATTGTCGCCTCCATCGTCTCCATCATCTTTGGTTACG ATACTGGTGTTATGAGTGGAGCAATGGTGTTTATTGAAGAAGATCTAAAGACTAACGAAGTTCAGATCGAAGTTCTCACCGGAATCCTCAACCTGTGTGCCCTTTTCGGATCATTGCTCGCCGGAAGAACCTCAGACATAATCGGACGTCGTTTCACAATCGTCTTGGCCTCAATACTCTTCATGTTAGGCTCAGTACTAATGGGTTGGGGTCTAAATTATCCCATTCTCTTAACCGGTAGATGCACAGCCGGTCTCGGCGTCGGTTTTGCTCTAATGGTTGCTCCAGTTTACTCAGCCGAGATAGCAACTGCTTCACACAGAGGACTCTTAGCTTCTCTACCTCATCTTTGCATCAGTATAGGGATTTTACTAGGTTACCTAGTCAATTACTTCTTCTCCAAGTTACCAATGCATATCGGTTGGAGGCTGATGCTCGGCATAGCTGCGATCCCGTCGCTAGTGCTAGCGTTAGGGATCTTGAAAATGCCGGAGTCTCCACGGTGGTTGGTCTTACAAGGCCGTCTCGGAGAAGCCAAGAAGATACTGAAGTTAGTATCGAACTCGCCTGAAGAAGCTGAGCTACGGTTTAAAGACATCAAAACAGCTGCTGGAATCGACGCAAATTGCGAAGAAGAGGTCGTGAAGATGGAGAAAAAGAAGACTCACGGTGAAGGAGTGTGGAAAGAGCTAATCTTAAGACCAACACCTGCGGTAAGACGAGTTCTTTTGACTGCGTTAGGGATTCATTTCTTCCAGCACGCGACGGGTATCGAAGCCGTGCTTTTATACGGTCCGAAGATCTTTAAGAGAGCAGGGATCACGGCTAAAGACAAGCTTTTCTTGGTTACAATCGGTGTCGGAATCATGAAGACGACATTTATTTTAACAGCGACTTTCTTGCTTGACAAGGTAGGTCGGAGGAAGCTTTTGTTGACCAGCGTTGGAGGAATGGTTTGTGCGTTGACGATGTTAGGGTTTGGGCTCACGATGGCACAAAACTCTGGCGGGAAACTAGCTTGGGCTTTGGTATTGAGTATAGTCTCTGCTTATAGTTTTGTAGCGGTTTTCTCTATTGGGCTTGGGCCGATAACTTGGGTGTACAGCTCTGAGGTTTTCCCGTTGAAGCTTAGGGCGCAAGGAGCAAGTCTTGGCGTTGCAGTGAATAGAGTGATGAATGCTACAGTGTCTATGTCGTTTTTGTCGCTGACTAGGGCGATAACCACTGGAGGAGCGTTCTTTATGTTCGCTGGAGTTGCGGCGGTGGCGtggaacttcttcttcttcctaatGCCGGAGACGAAAGGTAAGTCGCTTGAAGAGATTGAAGCGCTTTTCCAAAGAGATGGtgataataaaacaaaaggTGAGAACGGCACCGTTTAG
- the LOC106361439 gene encoding pentatricopeptide repeat-containing protein At4g36680, mitochondrial: MAASRLSLRHLRRFTTTTGDAATTVLESTKISASKAKSILRKQHDPDKALEIYSNVSNHSASPVSSRYAQELTVRRLAKCNRFSDIEALIESHKDDPRIKEEPFYSTLIRSYGRASMLDHAVKAFEEMGRHETPRTAVSFNALLTACLNSQNFEKVPQLFDEMPQRYSTIVPDRVSYGILIKSYCDAGSPEKAIEIMREMEGKRNMEVTTIAFTTILGSLYKNGKVELAESLWNEMVKKGIEFDSAAYNVRLMNAQKEGPERVWELIEEMSVKGLKPDTISYNYLMTAYCEKGMLDEAKKVFEGLKRNRCAPNAATFRTLVFHLCDSGLYEQGYAIFKKSVGMNKIPDFNTLQHLAVGLVRNKKVNDAKGLIRTVKKKFPPSFLNAWKKLEEELGLDTKPDASSTPA; encoded by the coding sequence ATGGCTGCATCCCGTCTCTCCCTCCGCCACCTCCGCCgcttcaccaccaccaccggagATGCCGCGACCACCGTCCTAGAGTCCACCAAGATCTCCGCCTCCAAAGCGAAGAGCATCCTCCGCAAACAGCACGACCCCGACAAAGCCCTCGAGATCTACTCCAACGTCTCCAACCACTCCGCCTCCCCCGTCTCCTCCCGCTACGCCCAGGAGCTCACCGTCCGCCGCCTCGCGAAATGCAACCGATTCTCCGACATCGAAGCCCTGATCGAGTCCCACAAGGACGACCCGAGGATAAAGGAGGAGCCTTTCTACTCCACGCTCATCAGATCCTACGGAAGAGCCTCGATGCTCGATCACGCCGTCAAGGCTTTCGAGGAGATGGGTCGGCACGAGACGCCGAGGACAGCTGTCTCCTTCAACGCCTTGCTAACGGCGTGTCTTAACTCTCAGAACTTTGAGAAAGTCCCCCAActgttcgacgaaatgcctCAGAGGTATAGCACCATCGTCCCCGATAGAGTCTCTTACGGGATATTGATTAAGTCGTATTGCGACGCTGGCTCGCCGGAGAAAGCTATCGAGATTATGAGAGAGATGGAAGGTAAACGAAACATGGAGGTTACCACCATTGCTTTCACTACGATCTTAGGTTCTTTGTATAAGAATGGTAAAGTTGAGTTAGCAGAGAGCTTGTGGAACGAGATGGTTAAGAAAGGAATTGAATTTGATAGTGCAGCGTATAACGTTCGTTTAATGAATGCTCAGAAAGAGGGTCCTGAGAGAGTATGGGAGTTGATCGAGGAGATGAGTGTTAAGGGCTTGAAGCCTGATACGATTAGTTACAACTATCTTATGACGGCGTATTGCGAGAAGGGGATGTTGGATGAGGCTAAGAAAGTGTTTGAAGGGCTTAAGAGAAACAGGTGTGCTCCTAACGCGGCTACGTTTAGGACGTTGGTGTTTCATCTGTGTGACAGTGGTTTGTATGAGCAAGGGTACGCGATCTTCAAGAAGAGTGTGGGTATGAACAAGATTCCTGATTTTAACACTTTGCAGCATTTGGCTGTTGGGTTGGTGAGGAACAAGAAGGTGAATGACGCTAAAGGGTTGATTAGGACGGTGAAGAAGAAGTTTCCTCCGAGTTTCTTGAATGCGTGGAAGAAACTTGAGGAGGAACTTGGGCTGGATACGAAACCCGATGCTTCTTCGACTCCTGCTTAG
- the LOC106361437 gene encoding vicilin-like seed storage protein At4g36700 — MIRFTVLSFFVVFVLLFACNESSAKTAKYDKSDESVENDDLAAVPSCCGFSSPLLIKKDQWKPIFANKFGQISTVQIGDGCGGMGPYKIHSITLEPNALMLPLLLHSDMVFFVDSGSGILNWVEAQATSTEIRLGDVYRLRPGTVFYLQSKPVDIFLGTKLKIYAIFSNSQECLHDPCFGAYSSVTDLLFGFDETILKSAFGVPEEIIGLMRNRTQPPLIVHDMLTTPGEANTDTDTNTWPLQTRLLKLFSGDASADSVENKKVKKKKEKKEKKKKPKKATTFNVFESQPDFQSPNGQTITINRKDLKVLQGSMVGVSMVNLTQGSMMGPHWNPWACEISVVVRGSGMVRVLRNSISRSSSECKNMRFKVEKGDIFAVPRLHPMAQMSFLNDSLVFVGFTTSAKNNEPQFLAGKNSVLWSLDREVLAASFNVSSFMIAGLLEAQKEAAVLGCPACAEGELEKLKEDEEKKESPPQQPPQPPQGEPQKPPQGEPQKPPQGEPEGPQKPFQPQPGQGEPQEPQASMETKMRDEERKREEEEAKKEEEERWKQEEKLWPTQPQWED, encoded by the exons ATGATTAGGTTTACAGTATTATCATTCTTTGTTGTTTTCGTTCTCTTATTCGCTTGCAATGAGTCTTCGGCTAAGACTGCTAAGTATGATAAGTCTGATGAGTCGGTCGAAAACGACGATCTCGCCGCTGTACCGTCATGTTGTGGGTTTTCATCGCCTCTTCTGATCAAGAAAGATCAATGGAAACCAATCTTCGCGAACAAGTTCGGACAGATCTCAACCGTTCAAATCGGCGATGGATGCGGCGGGATGGGCCCTTACAAAATACATTCCATAACGCTGGAACCAAACGCGCTTATGctccctcttcttcttcattccgACATGGTCTTCTTTGTCGACTCTG GAAGTGGGATTCTGAATTGGGTAGAGGCGCAAGCGACAAGTACTGAGATAAGACTAGGGGACGTTTACAGGCTACGTCCCGGTACAGTTTTCTACTTACAGAGCAAGCCGGTGGATATCTTCCTTGGAACCAAACTTAAGATTTACGCTATCTTTTCCAACAGCCAGGAATGTTTACAT GATCCTTGCTTTGGTGCGTATTCAAGTGTCACAGATCTCTTGTTTGGTTTTGATGAAACAATTCTCAAATCAGCTTTTGGG GTTCCTGAGGAGATTATAGGGCTGATGAGGAACCGTACACAGCCACCATTGATCGTGCACGATATGCTGACCACACCAGGTGAAGCCAACACCGACACCGACACCAACACGTGGCCGCTCCAAACGCGATTACTCAAACTATTTTCCGGAGATGCAAGTGCAGACTCAGTGGAAAACaagaaggtgaagaagaagaaagagaagaaagaaaagaagaagaagccaaagaAGGCAACGACATTCAATGTATTCGAATCCCAACCCGACTTCCAAAGCCCTAACGGTCAAACCATAACCATCAACAGGAAGGATCTTAAAGTATTACAAGGCTCAATGGTTGGAGTTTCCATGGTGAATCTAACGCAAGGATCAATGATGGGACCACACTGGAACCCATGGGCTTGCGAGATATCAGTCGTGGTGAGAGGATCAGGAATGGTTAGGGTGCTTAGGAATTCCATTTCGAGATCATCATCAGAGTGTAAGAACATGAGGTTTAAGGTAGAGAAAGGAGATATTTTCGCGGTTCCACGGTTACATCCAATGGCTCAAATGTCTTTCCTTAATGACTCGTTGGTGTTTGTTGGGTTTACTACTTCGGCTAAGAATAATGAGCCGCAGTTCTTGGCTGGGAAGAACTCGGTTTTGTGGTCGCTTGACCGGGAGGTATTGGCTGCGTCGTTTAATGTGAGTAGTTTTATGATTGCTGGATTGTTGGAAGCTCAGAAGGAGGCCGCTGTGTTGGGATGTCCTGCTTGTGCGGAAGGAGAGTTGGAGAAGCTTAAGGAAGACGAAGAGAAGAAGGAGTCGCCGCCTCAGCAACCACCACAGCCACCGCAAGGAGAGCCACAAAAACCACCGCAAGGGGAGCCACAAAAACCACCGCAAGGAGAACCAGAAGGACCACAAAAGCCGTTCCAACCGCAGCCAGGACAAGGAGAACCACAAGAACCGCAAGCATCCATGGAGACGAAGATGAGAGatgaagagaggaagagagaagaagaagaggcgaagaaggaagaggaagagagatgGAAACAAGAAGAGAAGTTGTGGCCGACTCAACCTCAGTGGGAAGACTGA
- the LOC106361438 gene encoding splicing factor U2af large subunit A-like isoform X1: MSDFEDHEGNGTAVDGFEADDNGGRGGEIEDQTDSKSQGETRDNERESSRSKDREREKGSVDRSRDRSKERSRDRDRERRSRHRDRSRDRGDRRDRGSRDRDDDYRRGSRDRDYDRRRDDRGDRRRHRSRSRSKDRSRRRSRSRSPSKTKRVSGFDMAPPASAMLAAGAAVTGQVPPPPPTLPPAGMFPNIFPLQTGQAFGGLPMMPIQAMTQQATRHARRVYVGGLSPVANEQSVATFFSQVMAAVGGNTAGPGDAVVNVYINHEKKFAFVEMRSVEEASNAMSLDGIIFEGAPVKVRRPSDYNPSLAASLGPSQPSPHLNLAAVGLTPGASGGLEGPDRIFVGGLPYYFTEAQVRELLESFGALKGFDLVKDRETGNSKGYAFCVYQDVAVTDIACVALNGIKMGDKTLTVRRANQGSMQPKPEQESVLLHAQQQIAFQMNMFQPGPVATTVVCLTQVVTEDELKDDEEFEDIMEDMRQEGGKFGMLTSVVIPRPSPSGEPVPGLGKVFLKYVDTEGSSRARSGMNGRKFGGNEVVAVFYPEDKFDQGEYGA; the protein is encoded by the exons ATGTCTGACTTCGAAGATCACGAGGGAAACGGGACAGCTGTTGACGGCTTCGAGGCCGATGATAACGGCGGCCGCGGCGGAGAAATCGAGGATCAAACAGACTCGAAATCTCAG GGAGAAACACGTGACAATGAAAGAGAGTCTTCAAGAAGTAAagacagagaaagagagaagggaTCTGTAGATCGAAGCAGAGACAGAAGCAAGGAGAGAAGTAGAGACAGGGATCGTGAGCGTCGTAGCCGCCACAGGGATCGTAGTAGAGACCGTGGTGATAGAAGAGACCGTGGTAGTAGAGACCGCGATGATGACTACCGCAGAGGCAGCCGTGACCGTGACTATGATAG gcGTAGAGATGACAGAGGAGATAGACGCCGTCATAGGTCTCGTTCGCGTTCCAAGGATAGATCTAGGCGCAGATCAAGGTCTCGCTCTCCATCAAAAAC CAAACGGGTCAGTGGATTCGATATGGCACCTCCAGCCTCTGCAATGTTAGCTGCTGGTGCTGCTGTTACAG GCCAagttcctccaccaccaccaactCTTCCTCCGGCTGGAATGTTTCCCAACATATTCCCTTTACAGACTGGACAG GCATTCGGTGGACTCCCTATGATGCCAATTCAGGCTATGACACAGCAG GCGACTAGGCATGCTCGCAGAGTCTACGTTGGTGGGCTTTCCCCTGTGGCTAATGAACAG TCTGTGGCTACATTCTTTAGTCAAGTTATGGCTGCGGTTGGTGGAAACACCGCTGGTCCAGGTGATGCCGTCGTCAATGTTTACATAAACCACGAGAAGAAGTTTGCTTTTGTGGAGATGAGATCCGTTGAAGAGGCTAGTAACGCAATGTCCTTGGATGGCATTATATTTGAG GGAGCTCCAGTGAAGGTGAGGAGACCTAGTGACTATAACCCATCTCTAGCTGCATCTCTTGGCCCAAGCCAGCCCAGTCCCCATCTAAACTTAGCTGCTGTTGGTCTGACTCCAGGTGCTTCCGGCGGTCTCGAAGGCCCAGACCGTATCTTCGTCGGTGGACTTCCATATTACTTCACCGAGGCACAAGTCAGGGAGCTGCTGGAAAGCTTTGGAGCCCTAAAGGGGTTTGACCTCGTCAAAGATCGAGAAACTGGGAACTCCAAAGGATACGCCTTCTGTGTGTACCAAGATGTCGCCGTTACAGATATTGCCTGCGTTGCTCTGAACGGTATTAAAATGGGAGACAAGACTCTCACTGTGAGACGCGCTAACCAGGGATCAATGCAGCCAAAACCTGAACAGGAGAGTGTGTTGTTGCATGCACAGCAGCAGATTGCTTTTCAG ATGAATATGTTCCAGCCGGGTCCAGTGGCAACTACAGTTGTATGTTTGACTCAAGTTGTTACTGAGGATGAGCTTAAAGACGATGAGGAGTTTGAAGATATAATGGAAGACATGAGACAAGAAGGCGGAAAGTTTG GTATGTTGACCAGCGTTGTGATTCCGCGTCCTAGCCCCAGCGGTGAGCCAGTGCCAGGCCTTGGCAAG GTGTTCTTGAAGTATGTTGATACTGAAGGTTCGTCGAGGGCAAGAAGCGGGATGAATGGTAGGAAGTTTGGAGGGAATGAAGTGGTTGCTGTATTTTATCCAGAAGACAAGTTTGATCAGGGAGAGTATGGAGCCTGA